The Ictidomys tridecemlineatus isolate mIctTri1 chromosome 1, mIctTri1.hap1, whole genome shotgun sequence DNA window GAAAAGCctattttggagaaaaatgtgATGAATTTAGCTTTGAACATGATTACTCACTTATTCTATAAATACTTATGTGTATCTCTGAGGTGATAAAAATTGGGGAGGGGGGCTTGGGGTCTACTGATCAATAAGACATTGTTCCAACTATTCAAATATCTAAACTCAACAACTAAAATACTATACTGTGTATAATATgctgttgaagagggcagagaaatgcagagaaaaatcTATACAGTAAGAAATATGACTTGCCAGTGACTATttcattcaaaacattttctGATATGGAAGTGCTTATAATCAGAGACCTATATGAGTACCTCATTTTCTTCAAGACAGAGCGAAAGATATAAAGAGTCTTATACCTAAgtccttccccttccttcagCATTCCAAGTCTCTTCCATCTACAGAAATATATGATTGTTGAGTATCAACTGGGTTTTGTCCATTCTGTCTATATTTGACACTGGATCAATCTTAGCAATAAATACAAGCTCTGTATTTAGACTTATTGTTGGGTTCAACTTAGAAGCAAGGAGACACATCCACGTTACTGTGGAGACAAACATATTACTGTTTTACAATTTTTCAGTAGAACTGAATTGAGCATTTGAAAATTAAGGTAGATACATGAAACAAGGGAAAGTTGCTGCAGAAGCTAATGAAAATATCAGGATGACTGTGAGGCACAAGCTTTGTCCAGCATACTTCAGTAAGCCAGAAACCACTGAGTCACTCATGAAATTGAAGGATAAGGATGTACACTCAGCTGCTGTGAACAGAAATTTTTGCAGGAACACTTTCTGTTATTTACATTCTTTGTGTAAAATAGAGActggttgttttcttattgaaaagAAGCCATGAGTGTTTTCTGACAACACTTTGTCCTTTAAACAAGAAAATACATCAATCTATCAAGTATTTGCTGAGAGACATCTTTGTTTCATGGGTAGACAAACTGTATATAGGAGTAAGTTACACAGAAGACCTACACAGCCATTATCTTCAATATCTGGAGTTGTATGCAATTTCAGAAACTTGCATCAGAGAAAGGCTACTCCAATAACTCTAGAGGGCATGTTTTAAGCATCTCATGACTGGAGAATTCTCAGTACTGCTCCCATCTCCCAATCACAATCCCTGTCAACCCTGTTTATTAGTTCCCAATTGCTCAGTGGATCAAATTTCTTTTTCACAAGGAAGTATCTGTGGGAGAAAATGCATAGCCTCATAGGTTTCTATTCCTTGAGTTGGGACCCGCCTGAGCCTCTGTTCTTCCCCAGTGAAAATGACCTATTGTGTAGTAGCTCTAATGAGCAAGACATTTGGCTCCCTGATAGCTGACAAGGCCTAGCTAAAGAACCCACAGTAGCTCAGTGTTAACAAGTGATAAGAACTCTTTGTTGTCTTCcttcacctttattttattatgtcatgtagtaaaaattatatttcaccCATAATGAACCTAAAATTTCTGGTAACTATATGACTATATAAATAtgtgctttaaaatatatatctcacATAATAGAGATACTACATAATTTTCCATCTCATAATTTTTCTATCTCTAGATTTTAAATTCATAACCAATATATCAATGAACAGTAGTCAGTATGCCACTGTCAAACCTGTTGGCACCTTATGCAATTTACCAACAAAACCACTCAGAGAAAATCAAGTGGCATACAAATAAGAATCTATAAAGACACAAGATATGAACAATTGAATCAGTCagtaaatatacagaaaatactCTAGCACTCAGAAGGAGATATGTTTTTAGGGCTCAGCCACACTTGATTGTCTTAATATCTTCTTAATGTTGCTTTCTCCTTGCTCTCTACAACAGGTGCTGGATGGTTCCCCCATTGAAGTGACCTTAGCCAAACCAGTGGACAAGGACAGTTATGTTAGGTATACCCGAGGCACAGGTGGAAGGGGCACCATGCTTCAAGGAGAGTACACCTACTCTTTGGGCCATGTTTATGATCCCACCACAACCTACCTTGGAGCTCCTGTCTTCTACGCCCCCCAGGCCTATGCAGCAATTCCCAGTCTTCATTTCCCAGCCACAAAAGGTCACCTCAACAACAGGGCCATTATCCGAGCCCCTTCTGTTAGAGGTAACACCAATCATTTCCTGTATTAGAGTAACTCCAGGATTTCAAATGATTTGTAGTGCAATAGCCTTAGACCAATTGGATGTGACCACTGGAAGAAAAGGACtggaaaatgtatattaaaaatcaaatatatcaaTAGCTCTCACTTCataggaatctttttttttttacattacaacTGGTAATTAAAAAACCTTGATCAGAACTTTGTGTAAATGAAACTAGTGTTCAAATTTGATCTTTGCACAGACCCATAAAATTTGCATGAACTAAAACTAGCTCCACCATCTTTGGAAATTACAAAATTTCCAAAGGCAGGACAtggtctgagacaggaggattacaagttcaaggccagtgttagcagtttagggagaccctatcttaaaataaaaaaataaaaagatctgggcgtggtggcacatgcctgtaatcccagcagctctgaaggctgaggcaggagaatcatgagttcaaaaccagcctcagcaaaatcaagggaCTAAGCaaccgtctctaaataaaaatacaaaatagggctgggcatgtagctcagtggtcaagtgcccctaattcaatccccagtaccaaataaataaataaaaagggctgaggatgttacTGTGTAgcaaagttcccctgggttcaatccacagtaaaacaacaataacaacaacaaacttctAAGGCAAAGTAGTATTGTCCAAAATGGAAATTGATTACctgaaataacaaaaaacattttaaggcTTTATGTACTTGATGGTGACTGAGTAGCATCATCTTTATCATAAATTACAAATCACCATAAATATAGTCTAATAGATAGATGGGATACTGTCATCTGACCTCTCCTAATGAATATACACTATGCCTTCAAAAAGCCAATCACTAAGGAAATCAACTGGTTTCTTTAGTGTATGCGAAACTATTAAACTccaaatagaaaaacaaactcAGCCCAACTTCCAGACCATAACAATTTCATGTTTGAATCCTATAAGAATTCCCAAGCAGTTTTCTGAGCTCAGTCTGTTCAAGTAATATAGATGAGAACAACATTCTTCATTTCCAAGCAATTGGTTTGTCTCTTCCTATAGGATAGATACGTGTGGTTGTGCTAGAATGTGGCTAATGCCAGCAGAATCCCAGTCCAGTTTTCCAAATGTGACATCAATCTTAGCAATAACTACAAACTCTGTATTTAGATCTGTTCTTGGGTTCAAATTAGAAGTAAGGAGACACACCCATGTTACTGTGGAGACAAACATATTACTGTTCTACAATTTTTCAGTAGAACTGAATTGAGCATTTTAGGACCTCTATCCTTCAACAGGCTTAAAAGTTCTGCATTCATAATCATCCCTGCCAAAATTGTAATACAAAAGAAATCATCAGGTCTTCCTACAGAAGAACTTCTATGTTATATGATAATAAATTATGTCATTGAAACGTCATAGATATATAatctaaaatatatcattaagcAAGCCATATATTAATATAAGTTATCAACCAGTTGTGATGTAGAAAAAAGACTCTAAGagaaatatatatgatttataaaaagaaaggaatcaatGAATAATATTCATGGATGAAGGGTAatcaatttagtttttttttaatctctttatgcCACCAAGAGGAAATCAAAGTAAcaacatggcaaaaaaaaaaaaactcaaaaggaaTCTATGTGTGAAACTCAATGGAAATTTAAGACTCACATTGACAGAATATCAGAAAGAGAATGATGATCTTAAAAACACGTTTTCTGTATATATTGGTTTCCCATTAAGCCATTAGGGGTAGGATAATTGGGGAAGCTAGaattcatttctgattttctgATCAGTGACAGTCTATATGCAAGACTGGTTTCAATACAAGTGGTCATATTATGTTGAAATGTTCAATACACACATTTCCAAACTTTAGTCTTCAGAAAAACATTAAGAATTGCAAAGTTTCTCTTTATACCAAAGTTGTTAAATTGCTCATGTGCTTATCAGAAGCCCTGATGGTATTACTTTCAGGTAGTTTATAAAACAGAGATGCCTACGGTGAGCCTTAATTTAGGCTGAGTTTCATCACATTAGACTCCTAGAGTTTTCTACCTATCTTTGAGGTTGTAATCAATGTGAGTTGGGCTAACTTTTCCATTACAGTAAGATTCAGGGTGATTTTCTGGTGGTTTGATTCAGTTTAATGCCTTCTTACATTCCTAGAAATTTACATGAATGTACCTGTAGGGGCTGCGGGAGTGAGAGGACTGGGCGGCCGTGGCTATTTGGCATACACAGGCCTGGGCCGTGGATACCAAGTCAAAGGAGACAAGAGAGAAGACAAACTCTATGATATTTTACCTGGGATGGAGCTCACCCCCATGAATCCTGTGACTTTAAAACCCCAAGGAATTAAACTTGCTCCCCAGGTAGGTAAATTAATTGCAGATATAGCTTCTTTAAGTTGGGCCAATGATCATCATACATCTATCATCAAAtgattgggtttgatccttactTGGGCTATGTTATGTTTTACTAGATAAAGTGGCTAGCCAACATCATGTAATTTGAGGGGATATGGGGCATTGAGTGTCATTTTCCATTATAGgccctttcattattttttaatcttaaatcaTCTTCCTCTGAAATGCAAAGAATCTAAGAGCTATTAAGAATTGTCAACCAATatattaaattgaaataaaacaagacaaacatCCTGGCTTAGAataaatgtctgtgtgtgtgaacCAGTTCAGTTGGCAAATGAAGAGTATAAAGGCAGGGAACTCTAAATAGACCAATCAGGACATCTTTTCTTAGAAATACTGTGTTTAAGAGAAAGCTATTCCATGATAGCTAGGTGAATCTTTAACTATAACATGCCATCAGTCATATCAAATCGAGTCTTCTACAATGATCATATATGTGTAGTGGCACTATGGTGAAGTTTTTTTGCAATCATCTAACAGTTCTAACTTTCCATGTTTCTGAAGGAGGCTGTGGTCTTTCTTAAATGAAAATTGAAAGTTATAAAGTTTGTTTCAGTGTGAAAACTGAATTCCAGAgttgaaaataagacaaaatagaaTCTATGCTAACCCTAGACTGTTCCCTATGGGTGTGCATTATATGCTGATCTCTCTACACTGTACTTTGGCTGAATAACCACAGCTTAAGTTCATCTAAAGTTTCTGCTAACTCTATTTAGgcaatttgggtttttttgggggagggaggcatatcaggaattgaactcaggggcatttgatcactgagccatatcaccagccccattttgtattttatttagagacagagtctcactgagttgcttagcacctcacttttgctgaacctggctttgaactcacgatcctcctgcctcagcctccccagctgttgggattacatgcatgcacaacTGCACCCAGCAggcaatttgtttttaaaagaatgccTATCAGAGTGACaatcagctattttttttaattgggcttCTCTTATGAACAGTGTATTGTTTTAAGtgctagagaaaaaaattattataaccaTCAAATTTCATATGGCAATCAAATGGGATGATACCAACACATAATTATAGAGAAATTGGGTAggtgacatgataaagatttctGAGAAAATATCTCTCTTGAGTCAAAACCCAAGAGAGTTTATTAAAAACTCCACGTTCTGGTATTCATGGAAATCATTTAAGAACATCTTAAAaggcaataataataaattctgtatAGTATTTCTGAGAGCTGCTGTAGCATGAGCAAAGATCTCTGCTTTTTACATTAAAACTCAGGTTAGAAGTTGGCCATGCTTTATATTAATCTGTGAATAACTGTGTGTATCACCTAAAGAAAggtctttaattaatttatctctGAATGTTAGCAGCTATGGTTGAGAAGTTAAAGACCATGTAACATTCATACCCTGTAGTAGCATTTAGAACCCCTAAGCAGAAGAGCAGAGGCTCCTGTCCTGCATGGTCAGTAGTTAGAGTGGTCACTCTGACTGCATGTTGCTCACCTGCATAAACAGGCAGACTGACTATCCTCCAGCAAGAGCTAATTTATTATTGCATGGGAACCTCGGAGAATGCTTTGCAGATGACAAGAACTGCTGCAAGAATGTTTTGAAAAAGAGTTAACAGAGAAAATAAGAGCAATCTACAAATTAATAAGCTGGAAAATGTCATGCCACACAGCTAGATTAGTGTTAGAACAAATGAGATAAGAAGTGCCAAGAGACACATCCTGGGGCACCGTTCTGTCTCAGAGTTATTTTCTCAGACTGGTGCCTGTTTTGCACAGTATACTGATTCTGCTGATCAGAACTTCTCTGGAATGACTTCTggatgaagaaagtaaaaagattcAGTTTGGTGTAATTacacaagaaaaaatgaaaacatgcaaaggatgaaaaacaaaacaaaacaaaacaggtcaTCATAAAGATATCCAAAAGCAAAGTGTTGCCAAACGTTGCAACTATCAACACTAATCTATCAATGCTCATCAATAAGTACCAACCCATAAAACTTTTcaccaacttttttttaaaaaaatatgccttatgacaaaagacattaaataagaatatattcttCATTTATCTTCTCTAAACCACTATAAACAGAGGACTTGAGGGTAATAATAAGTAAATGTATCCACACATTGGTGCAAAGCAgggttttttttaagatagatgaaataaatatatcaaacaaGTCATGAAATTAAGCTCTTAGTAAAAAGTTACAGCTAATGGACTAAACTAAAAGCTTATTAGAGTAAATGGTGCAAAAATTATTCTATGAACTAATagatataacattttaaatggaGTTCAAATTGAGTTCAACTTAAATTTTATGAGTCATTAAATCATGCAGCATTTTCTATCTTCTCATATTGGTTTAAACTctggagatcagagtttaaaacctggaaactagaaaaataatgcaaatgtgACATTTGAGGGAGAAatcatctttttgtttcttttttttttttaactcttacaGATATTAGAAGAAATTTGTCAGAAAAATAACTGGGGCCAGCCAGTGTACCAGCTGCATTCTGCCATTGGACAAGACCaaagacaattatttttattcaaagtaACTATTCCTGCTCTGGCCAGTCAGAATCCTGCAATGTATGTAAATTTCTCCAAATTGTTAGAATAAGATCCACttgtaaatttaatatatttatttaatcattatcTAAACAGTATAAATTCTCAAGTCTATTACCTACTAATTTGTCATTAAATGCAAACATTGAGATATATAGTTGGGATGTAGGTGCCAGTTATGAAGCCTGCATCAAAAAGCCTCAAATTTCCTATAGACAACAAAAACTGTGTAATATAATCAACCAATGGAGACCAGTAGGtcatgagaaagaaatgaaaaactatagCCAGTTCTTTTATCTGTATTTAGtttgaaccatatgaaattgcCATTTTTATGTATAATGTTTGCTCTATcacttaactttttatttttattttgtttatttattcatttgtttgtttattggtgctggggatctaacccaggggcactttatacCAAGCtagagctatatctccagcccttttttatttttcattttgagacgggatctcattagttgcttagggtctctctaagttacttCTGCTTCGACCTCCTGcatcactggtattacaggcatatgccaccacatccaggttcatcatttaaaattttggacCGAAGACATGACCTCTCTGTTAGTGGATACCACCTTCTAGATTTTATCTCAAGTTTGCATTTATGGATATTTTAGGAACCACTGTGTTTCACATGTGCTGTAGTAAATTATAAAGTATGCCCCAAGAATGTCACGGACCACTGGCAATTGGGTCAATTCACGTATATCCCTACATGCACATATATTTAGAAGATTTTAATAgcaaagattattaaaaaaaaataaccatacaAAATGCATCATCTAACCATCTTAAAGTTCTAATGGGGTCAGCAGATagccaatcagaaaaaaaatataataataactaAGAGTACCTTAGGTTTTCACCTGACCCCAGTACACAAGGTTAAAAATTCCTACTCTGGCTGTGCTTTCCAGCCACCCTTTCACACCTCCGAAGCTAAGTGCCTATGTGGATGAAGCGAAGACATACGCAGCAGAGTACACCCTGCAGACCCTGGGCATCCCCACCGATGGAGGTGACGTGGGGACAACGCCTGCTGCTGCTGCGTCTGCTGCTGTTTTCCCAGGTAAGGAAAAATCATGCCAGAGAGTGTTTGGGAAACCCTTCTTGCTATCAAGTGCTCATAGAATAGTTTGTGAACTCCACCTCCATAGAGCTTACTTGCACCATGTGTGAAACAAAAAGGGTTTGCCATCTGAGTGAACCATTCAAGCATGAGGCAAGGAAATTGAGCAAGGCAGCAGAGTTGGTTCTCAACTCAGCTCAAATTAAAGCAGCTGCAAAATCTTGAATGAGTCAGTCTCTCTGAGTCTGGAATGacattttgttttcccttttagtAAGAGACTTCGGGACAATCTATTAATAGGGGGTGTTACTGAATGAGACACTCTAATGCTCACAAGCTTTACAATATGACACCACTGGTTTAGGTTAAATCATgatgtccattttacagataaaagaaCCCAGGTACTAGATGAAGTAATTGGGCCAATGTCAATTAGATTTTTAGCAATGCTTGAGCTCCCTCTCCAATTTTAGTCTTCTATCTAATTTTATTACTTTACTTTCTGGAAAAAGATGCatgtatcacattttaaaaaatcatttttagtaaaaaattaaatgtgtgtgtatgaaagacAAAGACTCTTCAATGTGTGAACCATGAGGCCTCAATTTATCATTCTCTAATTTTGGTCTAGGGCATATGCTGATTGCTTAACATGAATTCTATCAACATGTCCTCGGGAATCATATTTAAAGGACTTCCCACTTTATTATATACTCACGACAAAGGgtaatcattaaaaatgaaacCTCTAGAAATCAGAAAGGACCAAGCAAGGAATTTTTTTCATAGCAGCTAGTTTAACCCTTCTACTTTTTagtaaaaatttctatttctcttgaaGAAATTATTGTTCTGTCCTGTCATTGTTTCAGCATGTCCCCCTCCATATGCTCAAATTTGAGAGTTTTTGCTAGAGCTAGAATTATATCATTGATTCACTCACATTATAGGTCACGTGTAGGTGGGAGAATTTTATATTCCTCATATCCAGAACACCTACggttctctcttcctctcttttattcCTCAAAGACTGTGAATGTCTTCCATTCTGTTACATGTGGCTAAAGATAATCATGTTTTACACACAAATGTGACCTCGATTCCAGCTTTGTTTCTCTGTAAGAACATGGAGAGGCTCTGTGGTGAGACCCTGTAAGGTTACCAAGGCAACAGCTGCCACTGCAAAGAGCAAGGTCCTCCCTGAGCAGCACTGTCATCAGCCTCTGTGCTGACAGAGTGTTTACCTTTCCTTCTACTCAGGGTTTATGCTAAGGCTTCTCAGGTCTTGGAGAATCGAGCAGAAAGCTGTACCCATAGACAACCAATATACTATACAGAAAGCTGCACCCATAGACAACCAATATACTATAAGAATAAATAAGCCATGTCAAACgggaattttaaagttttctcaaaGGATTTGCTTTcacccaagattttttttttttaattttatcctccCTTTTATTTGTTCCAGcaagaagttaaaaatatttagggcATGAGAGTTGCTTTAGGAATGAATACCTAAGAATTTGGTAGCCTGTTATAACTTTACTATGGAGTCAGGCAAAGAATAATAGACTCCAAGGACAGAATCTAAAACACTAATGCCCTGGCAGTTAAGAAATTAGCCAAttggaaattagaaaaaagaaaatccaacatttctaaaggaaaaatcaGTGCTAAACAAACACACTCATACATTTATATGCCTTGTAACTTTAGAAGCACCATTTGCAAAATAATGAAAgtaatattgatatttttctcataACTTTGGGAAATATACCAAACTTTACATGTGCATTAGCCAGCATTACTAACCAAAGTGTACAACCGAGGTATGAATTTGATCTTTAAAAACATAGTCCAGCTAGCTTCCTGCCACCACTTCCTGAGAAGCCACTAGGAAAAATCAATGTGTCTGGGCTAGGGTAGACTTCCACTGCACATAAACCAgcagaacttttaaaattctaaaccaGAACTCAACTTATTCCTTAAGTTCCTCTCTCCGTTTTTACAATTTGGGGGTCATCTCTGAAACACCCAGGCTTTGCTCTAAAACACTAACAAAGAAATATAGCTCTAGACAGTGGCTACTGGGTTTTCTTCTTCAAAAACAAATGTACATCAGCCAGACATAATATAAACTGAGAGCATGAATGCTTTCTTTATTACTCAAACTCTTTGGTTCCCTGAGAGTGAGGACCAGTATCAAGGCTCTGAATACATTAAGGACAGGCTTGGTGGATGGGACCCAAGATAGGGCTTCTGCTGTTTATGGTTAGGTCCAAACGTGGATAGGGTACACATCTGCTTTTATGGTATTAAGAAGACACTCAATAAAACTTTACAGTATTTCCACTACTGATCTAGCCAGTGCCTACACATCCTTCTTGGGAGAAGGCAATggtttttcatgtttaatttggCAGGTGTATGGGGTGCAGCAGAAccgccaccatgccctgctgacCCCTCAATggcctctctctttaaaatttccGAGACACTCTGGAAAAGCTCCACAATGCAGACTTTCATTAACCCAGCATCCTCCTACATTTCTGCTTCCTGGATCTTCTCTCCAGTGTTTCTAATTCTCCAGGTATGGAGTGCTTCTGACCCAGGTGACACAGGCAGTTCTTGCTTTGATGATCACTGTTTTAGGGCTTTCCAAATGCCATTTAAAACTCAGTGTGCCCATCTACTGTGTCCCATGAGAGCaccttttaaaacatatatacttacttttaacttttttcctcttaaatttaacttaaagccatatgttaaaatttttcaaattcctAAAGGAGGACAACATGCCCAAAGAGAGCAAATCTGAATGCCTTTCATGAAGTTTTCTCTGCCTCCTTTTTTAGGATACGCTGTCCCCAGCGCAACAGCACCTGTGTCTGCAGCCCAGCTCAAGCAAGCAGTGACCCTTGGACAAGACCTAGCAGCATACACAACCTATGAGGTCTACCCCACCTTTGCAGTGACTGCCCGAGGGGATGGATACGGAACCTTCTGAAGATACCTTTCTTTTAACTTAAGAATAAGAAACACAAACCTCTATATAGGAGAAATAAACTTCTCACTCAGTACCCTAATGATCATAAGCCATGCCTTTCCTAAAGTAGTTCCTTTCCTAAGACAGTATAACTGGCACTCGTTCATAGAATCATGAAATGTGAATGCCATTCCTAAATGAAATCAAATGTCCAGGAGCCTTTTGTTTAACAGGAAGCTGCAGAGCCATTGACCCCAAATTTATTCTTCCAAGGTTCCTGAGTGTCCTGGAAGTATGTTTACAAATACTGACAGAGTGGGAGAGATCTCTCAGTAGGCAGGTGTGAGGGCTGAGCAAACCTGGGTTGTCAGTAACAACAAGGGGAAGCTGATTAACTTCCAGGTTCTCAATCCCTGGCTCACAGCTGCTTTTGTGATACAAAG harbors:
- the A1cf gene encoding APOBEC1 complementation factor isoform X2; its protein translation is MESNHKSGDGLSGTQKEAALRALVQRTGYSLVQENGQRKYGGPPPGWDAAPPERGCEIFIGKLPRDLFEDELIPLCEKIGKIYEMRMMMDFNGNNRGYAFVTFSNKLEAKNAIKQLNNYEIRNGRLLGVCASVDNCRLFVGGIPKTKKREEILSEMKKVTEGVIDVIVYPSAADKTKNRGFAFVEYESHRAAAMARRKLLPGRIQLWGHPIAVDWAEPEVEVDEDTMSSVKILYVRNLMLSTSEEMIEKEFNNIRPGAVERVKKIRDYAFVHFSNREDAVEAMKALNGKVLDGSPIEVTLAKPVDKDSYVRYTRGTGGRGTMLQGEYTYSLGHVYDPTTTYLGAPVFYAPQAYAAIPSLHFPATKGHLNNRAIIRAPSVRGAAGVRGLGGRGYLAYTGLGRGYQVKGDKREDKLYDILPGMELTPMNPVTLKPQGIKLAPQILEEICQKNNWGQPVYQLHSAIGQDQRQLFLFKVTIPALASQNPAIHPFTPPKLSAYVDEAKTYAAEYTLQTLGIPTDGGDVGTTPAAAASAAVFPGYAVPSATAPVSAAQLKQAVTLGQDLAAYTTYEVYPTFAVTARGDGYGTF
- the A1cf gene encoding APOBEC1 complementation factor isoform X1, which encodes MESNHKSGDGLSGTQKEAALRALVQRTGYSLVQENGQRKYGGPPPGWDAAPPERGCEIFIGKLPRDLFEDELIPLCEKIGKIYEMRMMMDFNGNNRGYAFVTFSNKLEAKNAIKQLNNYEIRNGRLLGVCASVDNCRLFVGGIPKTKKREEILSEMKKVTEGVIDVIVYPSAADKTKNRGFAFVEYESHRAAAMARRKLLPGRIQLWGHPIAVDWAEPEVEVDEDTMSSVKILYVRNLMLSTSEEMIEKEFNNIRPGAVERVKKIRDYAFVHFSNREDAVEAMKALNGKVLDGSPIEVTLAKPVDKDSYVRYTRGTGGRGTMLQGEYTYSLGHVYDPTTTYLGAPVFYAPQAYAAIPSLHFPATKGHLNNRAIIRAPSVREIYMNVPVGAAGVRGLGGRGYLAYTGLGRGYQVKGDKREDKLYDILPGMELTPMNPVTLKPQGIKLAPQILEEICQKNNWGQPVYQLHSAIGQDQRQLFLFKVTIPALASQNPAIHPFTPPKLSAYVDEAKTYAAEYTLQTLGIPTDGGDVGTTPAAAASAAVFPGYAVPSATAPVSAAQLKQAVTLGQDLAAYTTYEVYPTFAVTARGDGYGTF
- the A1cf gene encoding APOBEC1 complementation factor isoform X3, giving the protein MRMMMDFNGNNRGYAFVTFSNKLEAKNAIKQLNNYEIRNGRLLGVCASVDNCRLFVGGIPKTKKREEILSEMKKVTEGVIDVIVYPSAADKTKNRGFAFVEYESHRAAAMARRKLLPGRIQLWGHPIAVDWAEPEVEVDEDTMSSVKILYVRNLMLSTSEEMIEKEFNNIRPGAVERVKKIRDYAFVHFSNREDAVEAMKALNGKVLDGSPIEVTLAKPVDKDSYVRYTRGTGGRGTMLQGEYTYSLGHVYDPTTTYLGAPVFYAPQAYAAIPSLHFPATKGHLNNRAIIRAPSVREIYMNVPVGAAGVRGLGGRGYLAYTGLGRGYQVKGDKREDKLYDILPGMELTPMNPVTLKPQGIKLAPQILEEICQKNNWGQPVYQLHSAIGQDQRQLFLFKVTIPALASQNPAIHPFTPPKLSAYVDEAKTYAAEYTLQTLGIPTDGGDVGTTPAAAASAAVFPGYAVPSATAPVSAAQLKQAVTLGQDLAAYTTYEVYPTFAVTARGDGYGTF